In Silene latifolia isolate original U9 population chromosome X, ASM4854445v1, whole genome shotgun sequence, the following proteins share a genomic window:
- the LOC141619457 gene encoding uncharacterized protein LOC141619457, whose protein sequence is MVPEEVVLGHLVLERGIQVDKAMVKVIEQLPIKQALISALIIQSPYWNLPFEIMCHASDYAIGAINYATTKKELLTVVYSLDKFRAYIVGSKVIVYTDHATLKYLLAKKEAKLRLIRMILFLQDFYLEIRDKSGAENVITYHLSRMRFDGGECTYRRCIPESESGIFWPTMLKDTTGFVRSCDAYQRTAVDYVSIWVKVIATPTCDAKVVVKMFQKIIFPRFGVLRAVISDGGKHINECHLNSLLKKYGVTHRRGLGYHPQTSGKVELSNRELK, encoded by the exons atggtcccTGAAGAGGTGGTACTTGGTCATTTGGTGTTAGAAAGAGGCatccaagtggataaagctaTGGTTAAGGTGATTGAGCAACtacc gattaaacaGGCTCTTATCTCAGCTCTAATAATCCAGTCTCCATATTGGAATTTACCTTTTGAGATCATGTGTCATGCCAGTGATTATGCCATTGGAGCC ATCAATTACGCTACTACGAAGAAGGAGCTCCTtacagttgtctattctttagataaatttagagcttatattgtgggTTCTAAAGTGAtagtttatactgaccatgcgaCACTGAAGTATTTATTGGCTAAGAAAGAAGCCAAGCTGAGACTTATTCGTATGATTTTATTTTTACAAGATTTTTACTTGGAGATTCGTGATAAGTCGGGCGCAGAGAATGTAATTACATATCATTTATCTCGTATGAGATTTGATGGAGGAGAATGTACTTACAGAAGGTGCATTCCAGAGAGTGAG TCGGGCATCTTTTGGCCAACTATGTTGAAGGATACTACTggttttgtccgttcttgtgatgcgtaTCAAAGGACGG CTGTTGATTATGTCTCTATATGGGTAAAAGTCATTGCCACTCCTACCTGTGATGCTAAAGTAGTTGTCAAAATGTTTCAGAAGATTATCTTTCCGCGGTTTGGAGTCCTTCGCGcagtcattagtgatgggggtaaGCACATTAATGAATGTCATCTTAATTCtttattgaagaaatatggcgttacacaccgtaGAGGATTGGGATATCATCCACAAACTAGTGGGAAAGTGGAGCTTTCTAATAGAGAGTTGAAGTAA
- the LOC141619458 gene encoding uncharacterized protein LOC141619458 — MANDEWILNGPTGVVSFLPEGLFDYSPCLIELWEETERRKGCFKYYNMWGKSDKFKSIVIEIWRQPIQGCHMFQLIKKLKKLKHPLKKLNNDGYGNIDNTALVAKTVLENIQKQLYVDPRNVVLQAEERVAAQIYKDLDEAKNSFLAQKAKVKWVNLGDDNTRFFHSKIKARRAQNKVLKIKDMHGVVYYEVNTIEQAFIKYYQEVLGSYTQVIKVCPTVVKKGKTATSEQAKFMLQEMTKTEVKEALFSIPVEKAHGPDGYSSGFYRDSYDIIGGDVVRVVLEFFTNGKILHQINAIVLTLIPKLDCPSTVQDFRPIACCNVIYKCISKIICKRLAGVLADLISMNQSAFIKDMEIVDNILICQDLVRLYGRKNCSPRAMLKVDLKKAYDTIEWAFIRDILAALEFPEQMINWIMLCVTTTSYTISLNGSHFGYFKASGLCINKAKSDMYLNGIDANMASQIVQLVGFKMGQFPFRCLGIPISSKILGIADCNKVVDKIVAMIGGWGFKHLSYAGRLVLVKVVLTQLHAYWARIFLLPKGVIQNMESIYRNYLWAGNAEYKHSPPVAWETCCLPKK, encoded by the exons ATGGCTAATGATGAGTGGATACTTAATGGTCCCACAGGAGTAGTATCATTCTTACCTGAGGGTTTATTTGATTATAGTCCGTGCCTTATTGAATTATGGGAGGAAACTGAAAGAAGAAAAGGTTGTTTTAAATACTACAATATGTGGGGGAAGAGTGACAAATTCAAGAGTATAGTTATTGAGATTTGGAGGCAACCTATTCAAGGGTGTCACATGTTTCAACTGATAAAGAAACTTAAAAAGTTGAAGCATCCTCTGAAGAAGCTGAACAATGATGGTTATGGGAATATTGATAATACTGCATTGGTGGCTAAGACGGTGCTTGAAAATATCCAAAAACAGTTATATGTTGACCCTAGGAATGTGGTGCTACAAGCTGAGGAGAGAGTTGCAGCTCAGATCTACAAAGATTTAGATGAAGCTAAGAATTCTTTCTTAGCTCAGAAAGCTAAGGTAAAATGGGTTAATCTAGGAGATGATAATACTAGATTTTTCCATAGTAAAATCAAGGCTAGAAGAGCCCAGAATAAAGTTCTAAAGATCAAGGATATGCATGGGGTAGTCTATTATGAGGTTAATACCATAGAACAGGCTTTCATTAAGTATTATCAAGAGGTGTTAGGCAGCTATACTCAGGTGATCAAAGTTTGTCCTACAGTGGTTAAGAAAGGCAAGACAGCCACCAGTGAGCAGGCCAAATTCATGCTGCAGGAGATGACTAAGACTGAGGTCAAGGAGGCCCTCTTTTCTATCCCGGTGGAGAAGGCTCATGGCCCTGATGGGTACTCTTCAGGCTTTTATAGAGATTCTTATGACATAATTGGAGGAGATGTGGTTAGGGTAGTGTTGGAATTTTTTACTAATGGCAAGATTTTACATCAGATAAATGCTATTGTTCTTACTCTGATCCCTAAACTTGATTGCCCTAGTACAGTCCAAGACTTTAGACCCATTGCGTGTTGCAATGTCATTTACAAATGTATATCCAAAATCATTTGTAAAAGATTGGCAGGTGTTTTGGCAGATCTCATTAGTATGAATCAGAGTGCCTTTATTAAGGATATGGAAATTGTGGATAACATTCTCATCTGCCAGGATTTGGTGAGATTATATGGAAGGAAGAACTGCTCTCCTAGGGCCATGCTGAAAGTTGATTTGAAGAAAGCTTATGACACTATTGAGTGGGCATTTATTAGGGATATATTGGCTGCACTTGAGTTTCCTGAGCAAATGATCAATTGGATAATGTTGTGTGTAACTACAACATCTTACACTATCTCTCTGAATGGGTCACATTTTGGGTATTTCAAGG CTTCAGGACTGTGCATAAACAAGGCCAAGTCAGATATGTACTTGAATGGTATTGATGCAAATATGGCTTCCCAGATTGTTCAGCTTGTAGGTTTCAAGATGGGTCAGTTCCCCTTCAGGTGCTTAGGCATTCCTATATCTTCAAAAATACTGGGCATTGCTGATTGTAATAAAGTGGTGGACAAAATAGTGGCCATGATAGGAGGCTGGGGGTTCAAACACTTAAGCTATGCAGGGAGGTTGGTACTTGTTAAAGTGGTATTGACTCAGCTGCATGCTTACTGGGCTAGGATCTTCCTGTTGCCAAAGGGAGTCATTCAAAATATGGAAAGTATTTATAGGAACTATCTTTGGGCTGGCAACGCTGAGTATAAACACTCCCCTCCTGTGGCTTGGGAGACTTGTTGCCTGCCTAAGAAATAA